The Megachile rotundata isolate GNS110a chromosome 8, iyMegRotu1, whole genome shotgun sequence genome has a segment encoding these proteins:
- the L gene encoding zinc finger protein Lobe isoform X6 yields the protein MSRRKQAKPRSLKQFLPERRPSSVQGADLENQNSLDSEVLGTGSSSWQSEDAGANSRRGGETPSSCATPTSVSFPSEPEVDADVAANADGNNANAPYPCQFCDRTFPRLSYLKKHEQSHGDQMPYRCSWCARLFKHKRSRDRHVKLHTGDRRYRCTHCEAAFSRSDHLKIHMKTHDTQKPYQCTACSRGYNTAAALTSHMQSHKKHHQSQGTKKLQPQEADHGRRSVSSHSTSSPPVASSPSPSLNLAPNPKSGLKSSQGSCSTTPILTSPLKLACMYCTRDSFSCMQQLQMHVHTMHRAILNGESVATVSPSGNGSGEQLVGYHRADKSSSERLEGSGTSADHERKRGTTEKEQYENGPFACNRCTIKFSALASLRDHLLSIHGIDQYGSAALMMCPLCGIPCTSAAAYAEHYVLRHCENRRPLEARDYPETELNGGYDSNTGRSQKRREQTPTEPADLTNKHATETSYTAGTLLCGQCGAALKDFESFREHLARHLQADHRNDLRQHPCPKCDATFQDKEDMLVHLTNHYLGQVSKEYACGACNNLYPHPDLLQRHLLDSHAHHLYRCALCRDTFDTRVAIQVHFAVKHSQECRVYRCNACSTVPDLDNSPGNTTGEGKSFFRSESEMANHVRTVHAPATLSAGSPLATSPASTPGITAAAASSGPRCVFCGIFCGSELELQLHLASHSASLYRCPVCREGFAVEFLLDRHIAQAHRSGDHRATTRTASRENGRIGRSSRLQEESKSQKRGRSPASSNNNLPNQRDNNNKRANYVGPASQQCDLCERGEFANDAELQAHKKVAHSPAGKLQNKSLSNLSMSCAYCGEACRSRTELESHTRIQHASNEPGGRHKCNICDEVCPSGASLAEHKLQKHCKIRLSDSCVVCRGCLTSESQFLEHVQRHSLENVDPQQRHDASLPHLPAACVVCRQTLITDLECRLHARHHLRGSAGSRSLGSSPNPSQKPIQNPIQNPSCCLCLRDYHVDELVSLPPSHVTGGGQSLRVCKSCYVRHSQGLPILNSPYEPTRLKWSSSSKEPPRGGEGSRDKWETDRRNNTEDKTDRTNDGIRCDECGLKFEDSEQAEKHKMLEHDKIGAASNTYTCIQCQMSFSTEAKIQQHVRKDHLESSGKTSVDALRCHLCLFEASSPLQLQSHLIEHTFAGCAALSCYICQSLFTAPIGLQNHMLQEHGLGARPYDCSKCLLKFFFRAELDHHALTFHRPGDATETLQNANETKRDAAATDAVAVDQQNCKEEMITVKEELLAEAAEEDEEEINVEEQAEQDASGTFKRSDADQKFKTEIESVDSVQEKIHS from the exons aatttttgccCGAAAGAAGACCATCGTCGGTTCAAGGGGCGGATTTGGAGAACCAAAACAGTCTCGACAGCG AAGTGTTGGGGACCGGCAGTTCGTCGTGGCAAAGCGAGGATGCCGGAGCGAACTCGCGACGCGGAGGAGAGACGCCGTCGTCTTGCGCGACACCAACGTCGGTCAGCTTTCCGTCGGAGCCCGAAGTCGACGCCGACGTCGCCGCGAACGCCGATGGAAACAACGCGAACGCGCCTTATCCTTGTCAGTTTTGCGATCGCACCTTTCCACGACTAAGTTACTTGAAAAAACACGAACAG AGTCACGGCGATCAGATGCCTTACAGATGCAGTTGGTGCGCCAGACTGTTCAAGCATAAACGCAGCAGAGATCGACACGTGAAACTTCATACCGGCGACCGAAGATATCGATGCACGCACTGCGAAGCTGCTTTCTCCAGGAG CGATCACCTCAAGATCCACATGAAAACGCACGATACCCAGAAGCCCTACCAGTGTACGGCCTGTTCGAGAGGTTACAATACAGCGGCAGCCTTGACATCCCATATGCAATCGCACAAGAAGCATCATCAGTCCCAGGGAACGAAGAAATTGCAACCGCAAGAGGCGGATCACGGACGAAGGAGCGTCTCCTCGCACAGTACGTCCTCGCCTCCGGTAGCGAGTTCTCCGTCGCCGTCCTTGAACCTTGCTCCGAATCCAAAGTCCGGATTGAAAAGCTCTCAGGGTAGCTGCTCGACCACCCCGATCTTAACCTCTCCTCTCAAGTTGGCCTGCATGTACTGTACCAGAGACTCGTTCAGCTGCATGCAGCAGCTTCAGATGCACGTGCACACGATGCATCGCGCGATCCTGAACGGCGAGAGCGTCGCGACCGTTTCCCCGTCGGGCAACGGAAGCGGCGAGCAACTGGTCGGTTATCACCGCGCGGACAAATCGTCCTCGGAGCGGCTCGAGGGATCCGGCACGTCCGCGGATCACGAAAGAAAGCGCGGCACGACGGAGAAGGAGCAGTACGAAAACGGTCCGTTCGCGTGCAATCGATGCACGATCAAGTTTTCCGCGTTGGCCTCGTTAAGGGATCATCTCCTCTCCATACACGGAATCGACCAATACGGCTCGGCTGCGTTGATGATGTGCCCGTTGTGCGGCATCCCGTGCACCTCCGCGGCCGCGTACGCGGAACACTACGTTCTGCGACACTGCGAAAATCGACGACCGTTGGAGGCTCGCGATTACCCGGAGACCGAGTTGAACGGCGGCTACGACTCGAACACCGGCAGGAGTCAGAAGCGCAGAGAACAAACACCGACCGAGCCGGCCGATCTGACCAACAAACACGCGACCGAGACCAGTTACACGGCTGGAACTCTGCTTTGCGGTCAGTGCGGCGCGGCTCTCAAGGACTTCGAGTCGTTCAGGGAACACCTGGCCAGACATCTCCAAGCCGATCACCGAAACGACCTCAGGCAGCATCCTTGCCCAAAGTGCGACGCCACTTTTCAGGACAAGGAGGACATGCTGGTCCATCTGACCAACCATTACCTAGGCCAGGTCAGCAAGGAGTACGCCTGCGGCGCCTGCAACAACCTCTATCCTCATCCCGATCTTCTGCAGAGACATCTGCTCGACAGCCACGCTCATCATCTCTACAGATGCGCCCTGTGCAGGGACACCTTCGACACCAGGGTTGCGATACAGGTTCACTTCGCGGTGAAACACAGTCAGGAGTGCCGAGTCTATCGGTGCAACGCCTGTTCGACCGTTCCCGACCTAGACAATTCGCCCGGAAACACGACCGGGGAGGGAAAGAGTTTCTTCAGAAGCGAATCCGAGATGGCCAACCACGTGAGAACCGTTCACGCGCCGGCCACGCTCTCCGCCGGCAGTCCTCTCGCTACCAGTCCAGCTTCGACTCCTGGAATCACCGCCGCTGCCGCCTCCTCGGGACCCAGATGCGTTTTCTGCGGGATTTTCTGCGGATCCGAACTCGAGCTCCAACTTCACTTGGCCAGCCATTCCGCTAGCCTCTACAGATGTCCAGTCTGCAGAGAGGGTTTCGCGGTCGAGTTCTTGCTCGACAGGCACATCGCCCAGGCGCATCGTTCCGGCGATCATCGAGCCACGACGAGGACCGCGTCCAGGGAAAACGGACGAATCGGCAGAAGCTCGAGATTGCAGGAAGAG AGTAAATCGCAGAAAAGAGGTCGTTCCCCGGCATCGAGCAACAACAACCTTCCGAACCAACGCGACAATAACAACAAACGCGCCAACTACGTCGGGCCAGCCTCCCAGCAGTGCGATCTATGCGAGAGAGGAGAGTTCGCGAACGATGCGGAACTTCAGGCTCACAAAAAGGTCGCTCACAGCCCTGCTGGGAAACTGCAGAACAAATCGTTGTCGAATCTCAGCATGAGCTGCGCCTATTGCGGAGAGGCGTGCCGATCTCGAACCGAGCTGGAATCTCACACCAGAATCCAGCACGCTTCGAACGAACCCGGAGGACGTCACAAGTGCAACATCTGCGACGAGGTCTGCCCGTCCGGGGCCAGTCTCGCCGAGCACAAGTTGCAGAAACACTGCAAGATTCGACTGAGCGACAGCTGCGTCGTCTGTCGCGGATGCTTGACTTCGGAATCGCAGTTCCTCGAACACGTGCAAAGGCACAGCCTCGAGAACGTGGATCCTCAGCAACGGCACGACGCTTCTCTTCCCCATTTACCCGCGGCCTGCGTCGTTTGCAGACAAACGCTCATCACCGATCTCGAGTGTCGTCTTCACGCCAGACACCATCTCCGAGGTTCCGCCGGATCCCGCAGCCTCGGATCCAGTCCCAATCCTAGCCAGAAGCCGATCCAGAACCCGATCCAGAACCCGAgctgctgtctctgtctgagagATTACCACGTGGACGAGTTGGTCAGTCTGCCTCCGAGCCACGTGACCGGAGGAGGACAGTCCCTGAGGGTCTGCAAGTCCTGTTACGTTCGTCACTCGCAAGGCCTGCCTATTCTGAATTCGCCTTACGAACCGACCAGGTTAAAATGGTCGTCGAGCAGCAAGGAACCGCCTCGAGGAGGAGAGGGCTCGAGAGACAAATGGGAAACGGACCGTAGAAACAACACCGAGGACAAAACGGACCGAACGAACGACGGTATTAGATGCGACGAGTGCGGCCTCAAGTTCGAGGACTCCGAACAAGCGGAGAAACACAAAATGCTCGAGCACGACAAGATCGGAGCTGCTTCGAACACCTACACCTGTATACAGTGTCAG ATGTCCTTTTCGACCGAGGCCAAGATACAGCAACACGTGAGAAAGGATCACCTCGAGTCGTCCGGGAAAACTTCCGTGGATGCTCTCAGGTGTCATTTGTGTCTGTTCGAGGCCAGCAGTCCGTTACAGTTACAGAGTCATTTGATAGAGCACACATTCGCCGGATGCGCCGCTCTCAGCTGCTACATTTGTCAATCTCTCTTCACTGCGCCAATCGGTCTTCAG AATCACATGCTGCAAGAACACGGTTTAGGTGCCCGCCCGTACGACTGTTCCAAGTGTCTCCTCAAGTTCTTCTTCAGAGCCGAGTTGGACCATCACGCGTTAACGTTCCATCGACCCGGAGACGCAACCGAAACCCTGCAGAACGCCAACGAAACGAAAAGGGACGCCGCTGCTACTGATGCTGTTGCTGTTGACCAGCAAAATTGCAAAGAGGAGATGATCACGGTAAAAGAGGAGCTACTCGCGGAAGCTGCGGAGGAAGACGAGGAAGAAATCAACGTGGAAGAGCAAGCGGAGCAGGACGCCTCGGGAACGTTCAAACGATCGGACGCggatcaaaaatttaaaacggAGATAGAGAGCGTCGATTCCGTTCAAGAGAAAATTCATTCGTGA
- the L gene encoding zinc finger protein Lobe isoform X5 gives MSRRKQAKPRSLKQFLPERRPSSVQGADLENQNSLDSGKIQAHKEPSQDDQHKSKEVLGTGSSSWQSEDAGANSRRGGETPSSCATPTSVSFPSEPEVDADVAANADGNNANAPYPCQFCDRTFPRLSYLKKHEQSHGDQMPYRCSWCARLFKHKRSRDRHVKLHTGDRRYRCTHCEAAFSRSDHLKIHMKTHDTQKPYQCTACSRGYNTAAALTSHMQSHKKHHQSQGTKKLQPQEADHGRRSVSSHSTSSPPVASSPSPSLNLAPNPKSGLKSSQGSCSTTPILTSPLKLACMYCTRDSFSCMQQLQMHVHTMHRAILNGESVATVSPSGNGSGEQLVGYHRADKSSSERLEGSGTSADHERKRGTTEKEQYENGPFACNRCTIKFSALASLRDHLLSIHGIDQYGSAALMMCPLCGIPCTSAAAYAEHYVLRHCENRRPLEARDYPETELNGGYDSNTGRSQKRREQTPTEPADLTNKHATETSYTAGTLLCGQCGAALKDFESFREHLARHLQADHRNDLRQHPCPKCDATFQDKEDMLVHLTNHYLGQVSKEYACGACNNLYPHPDLLQRHLLDSHAHHLYRCALCRDTFDTRVAIQVHFAVKHSQECRVYRCNACSTVPDLDNSPGNTTGEGKSFFRSESEMANHVRTVHAPATLSAGSPLATSPASTPGITAAAASSGPRCVFCGIFCGSELELQLHLASHSASLYRCPVCREGFAVEFLLDRHIAQAHRSGDHRATTRTASRENGRIGRSSRLQEESKSQKRGRSPASSNNNLPNQRDNNNKRANYVGPASQQCDLCERGEFANDAELQAHKKVAHSPAGKLQNKSLSNLSMSCAYCGEACRSRTELESHTRIQHASNEPGGRHKCNICDEVCPSGASLAEHKLQKHCKIRLSDSCVVCRGCLTSESQFLEHVQRHSLENVDPQQRHDASLPHLPAACVVCRQTLITDLECRLHARHHLRGSAGSRSLGSSPNPSQKPIQNPIQNPSCCLCLRDYHVDELVSLPPSHVTGGGQSLRVCKSCYVRHSQGLPILNSPYEPTRLKWSSSSKEPPRGGEGSRDKWETDRRNNTEDKTDRTNDGIRCDECGLKFEDSEQAEKHKMLEHDKIGAASNTYTCIQCQMSFSTEAKIQQHVRKDHLESSGKTSVDALRCHLCLFEASSPLQLQSHLIEHTFAGCAALSCYICQSLFTAPIGLQNHMLQEHGLGARPYDCSKCLLKFFFRAELDHHALTFHRPGDATETLQNANETKRDAAATDAVAVDQQNCKEEMITVKEELLAEAAEEDEEEINVEEQAEQDASGTFKRSDADQKFKTEIESVDSVQEKIHS, from the exons aatttttgccCGAAAGAAGACCATCGTCGGTTCAAGGGGCGGATTTGGAGAACCAAAACAGTCTCGACAGCG GGAAAATCCAGGCTCACAAGGAACCTTCCCAAGACGATCAACACAAATCAAAAG AAGTGTTGGGGACCGGCAGTTCGTCGTGGCAAAGCGAGGATGCCGGAGCGAACTCGCGACGCGGAGGAGAGACGCCGTCGTCTTGCGCGACACCAACGTCGGTCAGCTTTCCGTCGGAGCCCGAAGTCGACGCCGACGTCGCCGCGAACGCCGATGGAAACAACGCGAACGCGCCTTATCCTTGTCAGTTTTGCGATCGCACCTTTCCACGACTAAGTTACTTGAAAAAACACGAACAG AGTCACGGCGATCAGATGCCTTACAGATGCAGTTGGTGCGCCAGACTGTTCAAGCATAAACGCAGCAGAGATCGACACGTGAAACTTCATACCGGCGACCGAAGATATCGATGCACGCACTGCGAAGCTGCTTTCTCCAGGAG CGATCACCTCAAGATCCACATGAAAACGCACGATACCCAGAAGCCCTACCAGTGTACGGCCTGTTCGAGAGGTTACAATACAGCGGCAGCCTTGACATCCCATATGCAATCGCACAAGAAGCATCATCAGTCCCAGGGAACGAAGAAATTGCAACCGCAAGAGGCGGATCACGGACGAAGGAGCGTCTCCTCGCACAGTACGTCCTCGCCTCCGGTAGCGAGTTCTCCGTCGCCGTCCTTGAACCTTGCTCCGAATCCAAAGTCCGGATTGAAAAGCTCTCAGGGTAGCTGCTCGACCACCCCGATCTTAACCTCTCCTCTCAAGTTGGCCTGCATGTACTGTACCAGAGACTCGTTCAGCTGCATGCAGCAGCTTCAGATGCACGTGCACACGATGCATCGCGCGATCCTGAACGGCGAGAGCGTCGCGACCGTTTCCCCGTCGGGCAACGGAAGCGGCGAGCAACTGGTCGGTTATCACCGCGCGGACAAATCGTCCTCGGAGCGGCTCGAGGGATCCGGCACGTCCGCGGATCACGAAAGAAAGCGCGGCACGACGGAGAAGGAGCAGTACGAAAACGGTCCGTTCGCGTGCAATCGATGCACGATCAAGTTTTCCGCGTTGGCCTCGTTAAGGGATCATCTCCTCTCCATACACGGAATCGACCAATACGGCTCGGCTGCGTTGATGATGTGCCCGTTGTGCGGCATCCCGTGCACCTCCGCGGCCGCGTACGCGGAACACTACGTTCTGCGACACTGCGAAAATCGACGACCGTTGGAGGCTCGCGATTACCCGGAGACCGAGTTGAACGGCGGCTACGACTCGAACACCGGCAGGAGTCAGAAGCGCAGAGAACAAACACCGACCGAGCCGGCCGATCTGACCAACAAACACGCGACCGAGACCAGTTACACGGCTGGAACTCTGCTTTGCGGTCAGTGCGGCGCGGCTCTCAAGGACTTCGAGTCGTTCAGGGAACACCTGGCCAGACATCTCCAAGCCGATCACCGAAACGACCTCAGGCAGCATCCTTGCCCAAAGTGCGACGCCACTTTTCAGGACAAGGAGGACATGCTGGTCCATCTGACCAACCATTACCTAGGCCAGGTCAGCAAGGAGTACGCCTGCGGCGCCTGCAACAACCTCTATCCTCATCCCGATCTTCTGCAGAGACATCTGCTCGACAGCCACGCTCATCATCTCTACAGATGCGCCCTGTGCAGGGACACCTTCGACACCAGGGTTGCGATACAGGTTCACTTCGCGGTGAAACACAGTCAGGAGTGCCGAGTCTATCGGTGCAACGCCTGTTCGACCGTTCCCGACCTAGACAATTCGCCCGGAAACACGACCGGGGAGGGAAAGAGTTTCTTCAGAAGCGAATCCGAGATGGCCAACCACGTGAGAACCGTTCACGCGCCGGCCACGCTCTCCGCCGGCAGTCCTCTCGCTACCAGTCCAGCTTCGACTCCTGGAATCACCGCCGCTGCCGCCTCCTCGGGACCCAGATGCGTTTTCTGCGGGATTTTCTGCGGATCCGAACTCGAGCTCCAACTTCACTTGGCCAGCCATTCCGCTAGCCTCTACAGATGTCCAGTCTGCAGAGAGGGTTTCGCGGTCGAGTTCTTGCTCGACAGGCACATCGCCCAGGCGCATCGTTCCGGCGATCATCGAGCCACGACGAGGACCGCGTCCAGGGAAAACGGACGAATCGGCAGAAGCTCGAGATTGCAGGAAGAG AGTAAATCGCAGAAAAGAGGTCGTTCCCCGGCATCGAGCAACAACAACCTTCCGAACCAACGCGACAATAACAACAAACGCGCCAACTACGTCGGGCCAGCCTCCCAGCAGTGCGATCTATGCGAGAGAGGAGAGTTCGCGAACGATGCGGAACTTCAGGCTCACAAAAAGGTCGCTCACAGCCCTGCTGGGAAACTGCAGAACAAATCGTTGTCGAATCTCAGCATGAGCTGCGCCTATTGCGGAGAGGCGTGCCGATCTCGAACCGAGCTGGAATCTCACACCAGAATCCAGCACGCTTCGAACGAACCCGGAGGACGTCACAAGTGCAACATCTGCGACGAGGTCTGCCCGTCCGGGGCCAGTCTCGCCGAGCACAAGTTGCAGAAACACTGCAAGATTCGACTGAGCGACAGCTGCGTCGTCTGTCGCGGATGCTTGACTTCGGAATCGCAGTTCCTCGAACACGTGCAAAGGCACAGCCTCGAGAACGTGGATCCTCAGCAACGGCACGACGCTTCTCTTCCCCATTTACCCGCGGCCTGCGTCGTTTGCAGACAAACGCTCATCACCGATCTCGAGTGTCGTCTTCACGCCAGACACCATCTCCGAGGTTCCGCCGGATCCCGCAGCCTCGGATCCAGTCCCAATCCTAGCCAGAAGCCGATCCAGAACCCGATCCAGAACCCGAgctgctgtctctgtctgagagATTACCACGTGGACGAGTTGGTCAGTCTGCCTCCGAGCCACGTGACCGGAGGAGGACAGTCCCTGAGGGTCTGCAAGTCCTGTTACGTTCGTCACTCGCAAGGCCTGCCTATTCTGAATTCGCCTTACGAACCGACCAGGTTAAAATGGTCGTCGAGCAGCAAGGAACCGCCTCGAGGAGGAGAGGGCTCGAGAGACAAATGGGAAACGGACCGTAGAAACAACACCGAGGACAAAACGGACCGAACGAACGACGGTATTAGATGCGACGAGTGCGGCCTCAAGTTCGAGGACTCCGAACAAGCGGAGAAACACAAAATGCTCGAGCACGACAAGATCGGAGCTGCTTCGAACACCTACACCTGTATACAGTGTCAG ATGTCCTTTTCGACCGAGGCCAAGATACAGCAACACGTGAGAAAGGATCACCTCGAGTCGTCCGGGAAAACTTCCGTGGATGCTCTCAGGTGTCATTTGTGTCTGTTCGAGGCCAGCAGTCCGTTACAGTTACAGAGTCATTTGATAGAGCACACATTCGCCGGATGCGCCGCTCTCAGCTGCTACATTTGTCAATCTCTCTTCACTGCGCCAATCGGTCTTCAG AATCACATGCTGCAAGAACACGGTTTAGGTGCCCGCCCGTACGACTGTTCCAAGTGTCTCCTCAAGTTCTTCTTCAGAGCCGAGTTGGACCATCACGCGTTAACGTTCCATCGACCCGGAGACGCAACCGAAACCCTGCAGAACGCCAACGAAACGAAAAGGGACGCCGCTGCTACTGATGCTGTTGCTGTTGACCAGCAAAATTGCAAAGAGGAGATGATCACGGTAAAAGAGGAGCTACTCGCGGAAGCTGCGGAGGAAGACGAGGAAGAAATCAACGTGGAAGAGCAAGCGGAGCAGGACGCCTCGGGAACGTTCAAACGATCGGACGCggatcaaaaatttaaaacggAGATAGAGAGCGTCGATTCCGTTCAAGAGAAAATTCATTCGTGA